A genomic region of Mesobacillus jeotgali contains the following coding sequences:
- the mobB gene encoding molybdopterin-guanine dinucleotide biosynthesis protein B, translating to MALVKPVLFQVAGYQNSGKTTLSLTLIQQLAAKGLKVATVKHHGHGGRPEIVEGKDSDKHVKAGAAVSLVEGGGRMIIHAENDKWSLSEEIDMLSFFKPDVILIEGYKNESYPKAVILRDESDLELVGKLQNIQVVLCRSAELIDMLKGSPLPVLEIDDGINWILDYISSTH from the coding sequence TTGGCCTTGGTAAAGCCGGTGCTGTTCCAGGTTGCAGGGTACCAAAACAGCGGCAAAACGACGCTTAGCCTGACATTGATCCAGCAACTGGCTGCAAAAGGTCTGAAGGTTGCGACAGTCAAACACCATGGGCATGGCGGCAGGCCGGAAATTGTTGAGGGGAAGGATTCAGACAAGCATGTTAAGGCAGGCGCAGCGGTCTCTCTTGTGGAAGGGGGAGGCAGGATGATTATTCATGCTGAAAATGATAAATGGTCTTTATCTGAAGAAATAGACATGCTATCTTTTTTCAAGCCTGATGTAATCTTGATAGAAGGTTATAAGAATGAGTCCTATCCTAAGGCTGTCATCCTGCGTGATGAGAGCGATCTGGAGCTAGTGGGAAAGCTGCAAAATATCCAGGTGGTTTTATGCCGAAGTGCGGAGTTGATAGACATGTTAAAGGGTTCGCCTCTCCCTGTATTGGAAATTGATGATGGAATCAACTGGATTTTAGATTACATTAGCAGTACACACTAG
- the argB gene encoding acetylglutamate kinase yields MVIKCGGSVLEDLNDNFFNSLRELKEAGVYPVIVHGGGPAINSMLDLYEIPAEFKNGLRVTCEKTMEIVEMVLSGQTNRKLCSMLMKRDFNALGINGSDGLCLQADFIDKQSLGYVGNITHVNNDLIMLAVNNGYIPVITPIGIAEDGSKLNINGDYAAASIAKALKAERCAFVTNVDGILIDGELVSEITDSEIENYITEGSIYGGMVPKVKSALSATAAGVDTVMIISGKKQFYKNNCWHGTAIAAKEEVF; encoded by the coding sequence GTGGTCATTAAATGCGGCGGTAGTGTGCTGGAGGACCTTAATGATAATTTCTTTAATAGTCTCAGAGAATTGAAGGAGGCTGGGGTGTATCCGGTCATCGTTCATGGCGGAGGGCCAGCTATCAACTCGATGCTTGATTTATATGAAATCCCGGCTGAGTTCAAGAATGGTTTAAGAGTAACGTGCGAGAAGACCATGGAAATCGTTGAAATGGTATTGTCCGGACAAACGAACCGGAAGCTATGCAGCATGCTGATGAAGCGGGACTTTAATGCTCTCGGTATCAATGGCAGCGACGGACTTTGTCTCCAGGCGGATTTTATTGATAAGCAGAGTTTGGGATACGTAGGAAACATCACCCATGTAAATAATGACCTGATTATGCTGGCAGTCAATAATGGCTATATTCCTGTAATTACTCCAATCGGCATTGCCGAAGATGGCAGCAAGCTAAATATAAACGGCGATTATGCTGCTGCATCAATTGCGAAAGCCTTGAAGGCTGAACGCTGTGCTTTCGTTACCAATGTTGACGGAATCCTGATAGATGGTGAGTTGGTCAGCGAAATTACGGATAGCGAAATAGAAAACTATATTACTGAAGGAAGCATCTATGGAGGAATGGTTCCAAAGGTGAAATCCGCATTGTCAGCTACAGCGGCGGGCGTGGACACTGTCATGATCATTTCTGGCAAAAAGCAATTCTATAAAAATAACTGCTGGCACGGTACAGCGATTGCCGCAAAAGAAGAGGTGTTTTAA
- a CDS encoding MEDS domain-containing protein: protein MDNKMNQLFKDQRSIHVLYSYNTMEKYIEQAVSYIEEGVKAGDYVIFIENEPLFRSINKELNSRLTEDQMKFVHSVNSFDFYYSSGSYHPPAILDYFNNMVQPYVENDIPFRSWAHVEWTTMKDPLHIIEDFERIVDKAVNSLSFPLICAYEGAKMPDHLIKILMETHPYVLRDDNFTISHEYQAATGLK from the coding sequence TTGGATAACAAAATGAATCAGTTGTTTAAGGATCAACGGAGCATCCATGTCCTGTATTCCTATAATACAATGGAGAAATACATTGAACAGGCTGTTAGTTACATAGAAGAAGGTGTTAAGGCAGGAGATTATGTTATTTTCATTGAAAATGAACCTCTGTTCCGTTCAATTAACAAAGAGCTCAACTCACGATTAACGGAAGACCAGATGAAATTTGTCCATAGCGTGAACAGCTTCGATTTTTATTATTCTAGTGGAAGTTATCATCCTCCTGCAATTCTGGATTACTTTAATAATATGGTACAGCCGTACGTAGAAAATGATATCCCTTTTCGATCTTGGGCACATGTTGAGTGGACCACTATGAAAGACCCGCTGCATATAATTGAAGATTTTGAAAGAATAGTAGATAAAGCTGTAAATTCACTCTCTTTCCCATTGATTTGTGCTTACGAAGGCGCGAAAATGCCTGACCACCTTATAAAAATTTTGATGGAAACGCACCCATATGTGTTAAGAGATGATAATTTCACTATTTCCCACGAATACCAGGCAGCAACTGGCCTAAAATAG
- a CDS encoding molybdopterin molybdotransferase MoeA: MLEKRNPIPIGEAVKRVMEYKQKGSTEYVSINESYGRYLSEDLKATSDVPHFDRAPYDGYAIRSVDTKEASQNNAIEFEVVDHIGAGMLTDKELGPFQAVRIMTGAQMPVGADAVVMFELASEIERDGKKYMTTKRKHNEGDNVSYRGEDAREGEVLVKKGTFINPGIQAMLATFGYAKVPVSKKPVIGLYATGTELLDVDEPLEPGKIRNSNSYMISAQILRAGAEVKYFGQLPDDFDTCFDAVSKAIEEVDLFITTGGVSVGDYDYLPEIYAKLGAEVLFNKVAMRPGSVTTVAQLDDKLLFGLSGNPSACYVGFELFARPIIRTMLCTEQPHLRKEKAILDANFPKANPFTRFVRSALRVENGKLVVTPSGLDKSNIIMSLAGANSLMILPGGTRGFEEGSEVDVLLLEDHVGSDWPW, translated from the coding sequence ATGTTAGAGAAAAGAAACCCTATTCCGATAGGAGAGGCAGTTAAAAGAGTGATGGAGTATAAGCAAAAAGGCTCCACTGAATATGTTTCAATCAATGAAAGCTATGGACGCTATCTTTCGGAGGACTTGAAAGCTACCAGCGATGTACCGCATTTTGACAGAGCTCCGTATGATGGATATGCAATCCGTTCTGTCGATACAAAGGAAGCTTCTCAAAATAACGCCATTGAATTTGAAGTGGTGGACCATATCGGTGCCGGAATGCTTACTGATAAAGAACTTGGGCCATTCCAGGCAGTCAGAATTATGACAGGAGCACAGATGCCTGTTGGTGCTGATGCTGTTGTCATGTTTGAATTGGCCAGCGAAATCGAGCGTGACGGAAAAAAATATATGACAACAAAGCGCAAACATAACGAAGGAGATAATGTTTCCTACCGTGGAGAGGATGCGAGGGAAGGGGAAGTGCTTGTTAAAAAAGGCACGTTCATCAATCCGGGAATCCAGGCGATGCTGGCTACTTTTGGATATGCCAAAGTACCTGTTTCGAAAAAGCCGGTAATTGGATTATATGCAACAGGTACTGAATTGCTTGATGTCGATGAACCGCTTGAGCCTGGTAAAATCCGTAACAGCAACTCTTATATGATATCCGCGCAAATTCTTCGTGCTGGAGCAGAAGTGAAATACTTTGGACAGCTTCCAGATGATTTTGACACCTGCTTTGATGCAGTAAGCAAAGCGATTGAAGAAGTGGATTTATTCATTACCACTGGCGGGGTTTCCGTCGGGGACTACGACTATCTGCCGGAGATCTACGCAAAGCTGGGAGCAGAGGTGCTGTTCAATAAAGTAGCGATGAGACCGGGCAGCGTCACTACTGTAGCGCAGCTTGATGACAAGTTATTGTTTGGCCTGTCAGGAAACCCTTCGGCATGCTATGTTGGCTTTGAGTTGTTCGCTCGTCCAATCATCAGGACGATGCTCTGTACTGAACAGCCTCATTTGAGGAAGGAAAAAGCGATTCTTGATGCCAACTTCCCTAAAGCAAATCCATTTACTAGATTTGTAAGGAGCGCTCTTAGAGTCGAGAATGGCAAACTGGTAGTGACACCTAGCGGCCTGGATAAATCGAATATTATCATGAGCCTCGCTGGAGCTAATTCCCTTATGATTCTGCCTGGCGGTACAAGAGGATTTGAAGAAGGATCAGAGGTGGATGTTCTGTTGCTGGAGGACCATGTGGGCAGTGATTGGCCTTGGTAA
- a CDS encoding Crp/Fnr family transcriptional regulator: MLTATTLSPNLNKLFEKVHRIKSIDKGRFLFEEGNTADELYIIQSGKFQISKMVPDGRELTIRMCSAGELVGELSLFSQTSQHILNARASESGTVAVIQKDKLEAEIEKDSGLALELVKWLSLQHRKSQTRFRDLVLHGKKGALYSTLIRMVNSYGVKTEDGLKIDVSLTNQELANFCGTSREVVNRLLSDLRKSKIISIDKGFITIHALNRLKREIDCENCPIEICNIE; the protein is encoded by the coding sequence ATGTTGACTGCAACAACGTTGTCACCAAATTTGAATAAGCTTTTTGAAAAGGTCCATAGAATCAAAAGCATTGACAAAGGACGCTTCCTTTTTGAAGAAGGCAATACCGCAGATGAGCTGTACATTATCCAGAGCGGTAAATTTCAGATAAGTAAAATGGTTCCAGATGGCCGCGAACTAACAATCAGAATGTGTTCAGCTGGTGAATTGGTTGGAGAGTTATCATTGTTCAGCCAAACATCTCAGCATATCTTGAATGCTCGCGCATCAGAGAGTGGGACGGTGGCGGTTATTCAAAAGGATAAGCTCGAGGCTGAAATTGAAAAGGATAGCGGGCTAGCACTGGAACTCGTTAAATGGCTTTCCCTGCAGCACCGCAAATCGCAAACAAGGTTCAGGGACCTTGTCCTTCATGGCAAAAAAGGTGCTTTGTATTCAACCCTCATCCGGATGGTGAACAGTTACGGAGTAAAAACAGAAGATGGGTTGAAAATTGATGTATCGCTGACGAATCAGGAGCTCGCAAACTTTTGCGGGACCTCGCGCGAAGTCGTGAACAGATTATTGAGCGACCTAAGGAAAAGTAAAATCATATCAATTGATAAAGGATTCATTACCATACATGCCCTTAATCGTCTAAAAAGAGAAATAGATTGTGAAAATTGTCCGATTGAGATATGCAATATTGAATAG
- a CDS encoding YwiC-like family protein: MKLFMPKQHGAWAMLIIPFWLGAAASEIVWQHIPFFIGWLLLYLGTYPLLLMFKKKKIPFYRKWALIYMIPALVFLMVPLFTTPTIVTFGLAMIPFFMLNAYFSAKNKDRALLNDLSAIVVFSFAGLASSFLPSGEINENAILVFASSILFFTGSTFYVKTMIREKKNSQFKWISWTYHLLVPVLWLAAGEVIVAVAAVPSLIRAVAFYGKPLSVMKVGIYEIVNAFLFFIIMLFAIL; encoded by the coding sequence ATGAAGTTATTTATGCCAAAACAGCACGGAGCCTGGGCGATGTTGATCATCCCTTTCTGGCTTGGAGCAGCGGCAAGTGAAATAGTCTGGCAGCATATCCCGTTTTTTATCGGATGGCTATTATTATATTTAGGAACATATCCGCTTCTTTTGATGTTCAAGAAAAAGAAAATCCCATTTTATCGTAAATGGGCTCTTATTTATATGATACCGGCTCTTGTGTTCTTAATGGTTCCATTGTTCACGACACCAACGATCGTAACGTTCGGACTTGCGATGATTCCATTTTTTATGCTCAATGCATACTTCTCTGCTAAAAATAAGGACCGGGCGCTATTGAATGATCTAAGTGCCATCGTTGTATTTTCTTTTGCCGGTTTGGCCAGCAGCTTTCTGCCAAGTGGGGAAATAAATGAAAATGCAATTCTCGTTTTTGCTTCCAGTATTCTATTTTTCACCGGAAGCACATTTTACGTGAAAACAATGATTCGCGAAAAGAAGAACAGCCAATTCAAATGGATTTCCTGGACCTACCACCTTTTGGTCCCTGTTCTTTGGCTCGCAGCTGGAGAAGTCATAGTCGCTGTTGCCGCAGTGCCAAGCTTGATCAGAGCTGTAGCTTTTTATGGCAAACCGCTTTCTGTCATGAAGGTAGGGATATACGAAATCGTGAACGCATTCCTGTTCTTTATCATCATGCTATTTGCGATTCTGTAA
- the argJ gene encoding bifunctional ornithine acetyltransferase/N-acetylglutamate synthase has protein sequence MYQAMTDKQIIKSIPDGGILSPKGFQCGGVHAGLRYTKLDLGMVVSEKPASCAAVYTTSHFQAAPLVVTQESIAKENVLQAIVVNSACANACTGEQGYQDALKMRSLAASKMGIPEHHVAVASTGVIGEFMQMGKIESGIGNLAIGKSADDVKGFQTAILTTDTVMKSCCYSAEIDGITVSMGGAAKGSGMIHPNMATMLAFLTTDANISSEHLTAALKDVTNTTFNQITVDGDTSTNDMVLVMANGTAGNQPLNPDHPDWPVFVELLKESCASLAKQIAKDGEGATKLIEISVAGAMSDEEAQVIGKQIAGSNLVKTAVYGADANWGRIIGAIGQSQSTVNPKTVDISLGEITMLKNSTPVAFNEDQAREYLLNDKVDIFVDLHVGEGKGMAWGCDLSYDYVKINASYRT, from the coding sequence ATGTATCAGGCAATGACCGACAAGCAGATAATAAAAAGTATTCCTGATGGCGGGATTTTATCGCCAAAAGGATTTCAGTGCGGTGGTGTGCATGCAGGGCTGCGTTATACAAAGCTTGATCTGGGGATGGTTGTAAGCGAGAAACCTGCAAGTTGTGCCGCAGTCTACACGACGAGTCACTTCCAGGCAGCTCCATTGGTGGTTACTCAGGAGAGTATTGCAAAGGAGAATGTTCTCCAGGCAATCGTTGTCAACAGTGCATGTGCGAATGCTTGCACCGGGGAACAAGGGTATCAGGATGCGTTGAAGATGCGCTCATTGGCAGCATCAAAAATGGGGATTCCGGAACATCATGTTGCAGTAGCTTCAACGGGTGTCATTGGTGAATTTATGCAAATGGGAAAAATCGAATCTGGAATCGGCAATCTGGCCATTGGCAAATCAGCTGATGATGTAAAGGGCTTCCAAACGGCAATCCTGACAACGGATACGGTAATGAAAAGCTGCTGTTATTCTGCCGAGATTGACGGGATAACAGTGAGTATGGGGGGAGCTGCCAAAGGTTCAGGGATGATTCACCCAAATATGGCAACGATGCTTGCATTTTTAACAACAGATGCAAACATCTCGAGTGAACATCTTACTGCTGCGCTAAAAGATGTAACGAACACAACCTTCAATCAAATCACGGTTGATGGAGATACATCAACGAACGATATGGTGCTGGTAATGGCAAATGGAACGGCAGGTAATCAGCCGCTGAACCCGGACCATCCAGATTGGCCAGTTTTTGTAGAACTTTTAAAAGAAAGCTGTGCAAGTCTTGCGAAACAAATCGCAAAGGATGGAGAAGGAGCAACTAAATTAATTGAGATATCCGTCGCAGGCGCAATGTCTGATGAAGAGGCTCAAGTGATAGGTAAACAGATTGCCGGATCCAATCTTGTCAAAACAGCAGTCTACGGGGCGGATGCGAACTGGGGACGGATCATTGGCGCAATCGGCCAAAGTCAGTCAACAGTAAATCCAAAAACAGTCGATATCTCTCTTGGAGAAATTACTATGCTAAAAAACAGTACACCAGTTGCTTTCAATGAAGATCAGGCGAGGGAGTACCTATTGAATGACAAGGTTGATATTTTCGTTGACCTCCATGTGGGGGAGGGGAAAGGAATGGCCTGGGGCTGCGATCTTTCCTATGATTATGTGAAAATAAATGCAAGCTATCGGACATAA
- the ric gene encoding iron-sulfur cluster repair di-iron protein: MKMPFDQNSLVKDIVNIFPQSSDLFKQNRLDFCCGGNRPLAEAAGEQNLDIPAIMAELEELYRKHNGAAESMEVWTETGSAELIDHIKNKYHRELEEELKLLSPYVTKVAKVHGDRHEELLKVYELFYELKKELLEHTAKEEATVFPLLLQLDTADEEKRTEMTAEITELEKEHDHAGSILKQLREITADFNPPIDACGTYRLVYKRLEALESHTFMHVHLENNILFPRYIA, encoded by the coding sequence ATGAAAATGCCTTTTGATCAAAATTCCTTAGTTAAAGATATTGTCAATATATTCCCCCAATCAAGTGATTTATTCAAGCAGAATAGACTGGATTTCTGCTGCGGCGGAAACCGTCCTCTAGCAGAAGCGGCTGGCGAACAGAACCTGGATATACCTGCAATCATGGCTGAACTCGAAGAGCTGTATCGCAAGCATAACGGCGCAGCAGAAAGCATGGAGGTCTGGACAGAAACTGGCTCAGCAGAATTGATCGACCATATCAAGAATAAATACCACCGCGAGCTTGAAGAAGAATTGAAATTGCTCAGCCCGTATGTAACAAAGGTTGCAAAGGTCCATGGTGACCGCCACGAAGAGCTGTTGAAAGTCTATGAGCTTTTCTACGAGTTGAAGAAAGAGCTCCTGGAACATACAGCAAAAGAGGAAGCGACTGTTTTCCCGCTGCTTCTGCAGCTCGATACTGCCGATGAAGAAAAGCGTACTGAAATGACCGCAGAAATCACAGAACTTGAGAAGGAACATGACCATGCAGGCTCAATCCTTAAACAATTACGTGAGATTACTGCAGACTTCAATCCGCCAATCGATGCATGCGGAACGTATCGATTAGTATACAAGCGACTAGAAGCTCTTGAATCACATACTTTTATGCACGTACATCTGGAAAACAACATCCTTTTCCCAAGGTATATTGCCTAA
- a CDS encoding respiratory nitrate reductase subunit gamma gives MEMLQIFLWIVYPYTVAAIVAMGLVWQYDASREEGTRSKAGRFLLVIVKTLMVASTATGIAIVLSSSIAYEPVLLFRWLISLAQLQPDMSLVTDVSVLSKVHFIIVFLFLLSLAFTKEIYYLLKPHLYLKKIFLKLHFERRG, from the coding sequence ATGGAAATGCTACAAATCTTTTTATGGATTGTATATCCCTACACGGTTGCGGCAATAGTGGCGATGGGGCTTGTTTGGCAATACGATGCATCAAGAGAAGAAGGAACGCGTTCGAAGGCAGGAAGATTTCTGCTTGTCATCGTGAAAACACTTATGGTTGCCAGCACAGCAACGGGCATTGCCATCGTGTTGTCGAGTAGCATAGCGTATGAACCAGTACTGCTGTTTAGATGGCTCATCAGCCTTGCCCAACTGCAGCCAGACATGAGCCTGGTCACAGACGTTTCCGTTCTCTCAAAGGTGCATTTTATTATTGTATTCCTGTTCCTATTGAGTCTGGCATTCACGAAGGAAATTTATTATTTACTAAAACCGCACTTATATTTAAAGAAAATCTTCCTAAAACTGCATTTTGAAAGAAGAGGCTGA
- the argC gene encoding N-acetyl-gamma-glutamyl-phosphate reductase, with protein sequence MKAAIIGTTGYGGGELIRILANHPFFSIHSIHTTRDEKPVSEEYPHLTGIFDKVLTKIDTDIIAEEADIVFLATPSKVSGKLVESFFNKGIKVIDLSGDLRLKDASAYEAWYKHESVDTSILNEAVYGLSEWNREQIMNANLLANPGCYPTAALLGLAPVLKEKLVAPNSIIIDAKSGVSGAGRSLSMGTLYAELNENFKIYKVNEHQHIPEIEQQLSIWNGEMVKVSFSTHLIPVTRGIMATIYVQLNEELDTARLLDLYKETYDGYPFVRVRKNGVFPSVKEVKGSNYCDIGLHSDSRTGRLTIVSVIDNLMKGAAGQAVQNANIMFGLEESAGLQMIPLYP encoded by the coding sequence GTGAAGGCAGCGATAATTGGTACGACTGGATATGGTGGAGGAGAATTGATTCGTATCCTGGCAAATCATCCGTTTTTCAGTATTCATTCAATCCACACAACAAGAGATGAAAAACCTGTTTCCGAAGAGTATCCCCATTTAACAGGAATTTTTGATAAGGTCCTCACCAAGATTGACACTGATATAATAGCCGAGGAAGCAGACATTGTGTTCCTGGCAACCCCTTCAAAAGTTTCCGGAAAGCTTGTAGAATCATTTTTTAATAAAGGCATTAAAGTTATAGATCTATCAGGTGATTTGAGATTGAAAGACGCATCAGCATATGAGGCATGGTATAAGCATGAATCGGTCGATACCTCTATTCTAAATGAAGCAGTATACGGCTTAAGTGAATGGAATAGGGAGCAGATTATGAATGCGAACTTGCTGGCCAATCCAGGCTGCTATCCGACTGCAGCGCTCCTTGGGCTGGCACCTGTGCTAAAAGAAAAATTGGTTGCCCCGAATAGTATCATCATTGACGCGAAGTCTGGCGTATCAGGGGCTGGAAGGTCTCTGTCAATGGGCACGCTATACGCAGAGTTGAATGAAAATTTCAAAATTTATAAAGTGAATGAGCATCAGCATATCCCTGAAATCGAGCAGCAGCTCAGCATTTGGAATGGAGAAATGGTAAAGGTATCTTTCAGTACCCATCTTATACCTGTCACACGCGGTATCATGGCCACCATATATGTCCAGTTAAATGAAGAGTTGGATACTGCAAGATTGCTGGATTTATATAAGGAAACGTATGATGGCTATCCCTTTGTAAGAGTTAGGAAAAATGGTGTTTTCCCGTCAGTCAAAGAGGTCAAGGGATCGAATTACTGTGATATTGGATTGCATAGTGACAGCCGGACAGGAAGGCTGACGATTGTTTCGGTTATCGATAATTTAATGAAAGGTGCCGCAGGGCAGGCGGTGCAAAACGCCAATATCATGTTTGGATTAGAGGAAAGTGCAGGACTTCAGATGATTCCACTGTATCCATAA